A single Pantoea rwandensis DNA region contains:
- the yihX gene encoding glucose-1-phosphatase, with protein sequence MLYIFDLGNVIVDIDFNRVLGVWSDLGRVPLATLQSRFQMDEAFEKHERGEISDPEFAARICDQLDIALSYPQFTAGWQAVFVGVRPETLAIMNTLRANGERVVILSNTNQLHFEFWPTQYPEVQQAADHVYMSQDIGMRKPEARIYQYVLEHEGYTADQAVFFDDNRANIDAARALGIESVLVEDAKTVPDWFASRR encoded by the coding sequence ATGCTGTACATCTTTGATTTAGGCAATGTGATTGTTGATATCGATTTTAATCGCGTGCTCGGCGTCTGGAGTGACCTGGGACGTGTGCCGCTGGCGACATTACAAAGTCGCTTCCAGATGGATGAAGCATTCGAGAAACACGAACGTGGTGAGATCAGCGATCCCGAGTTTGCGGCACGTATCTGTGATCAACTGGATATCGCCTTGAGCTATCCGCAATTCACCGCGGGCTGGCAGGCGGTGTTTGTCGGTGTGCGTCCGGAAACACTGGCGATCATGAACACACTGCGCGCTAATGGCGAGCGTGTGGTGATCCTGTCCAACACCAATCAGTTGCACTTTGAGTTCTGGCCAACGCAATATCCGGAAGTGCAACAGGCAGCCGATCACGTCTATATGTCGCAAGACATAGGCATGCGCAAGCCTGAGGCGCGTATCTATCAATATGTGCTTGAGCACGAAGGCTATACCGCCGATCAGGCGGTGTTCTTTGATGATAATCGCGCCAACATTGATGCGGCCCGCGCTCTGGGGATTGAGAGCGTGCTGGTGGAAGACGCGAAAACTGTGCCGGACTGGTTCGCGAGCCGTCGCTGA